The proteins below are encoded in one region of Nilaparvata lugens isolate BPH chromosome X, ASM1435652v1, whole genome shotgun sequence:
- the LOC111051751 gene encoding uncharacterized protein LOC111051751 encodes MFYPGPHQKIVPGDKVRISKYKKIFDKGYLPNWSNELFTVTHVRSTVPITYELEDVRGQPVQGGFYSQEIVKTKVPSVFEIAKVLKRRENKLLVHWKGYDSSHNSWIDKNDLV; translated from the coding sequence ATGTTCTATCCAGGTCCTCATCAGAAAATTGTGCCTGGTGACAAGGTTAGAATCAGCAAGTATAAAAAGATTTTTGATAAGGGCTATCTACCCAATTGGTCAAATGAGCTGTTCACAGTAACACATGTACGATCCACAGTACCTATAACATATGAGCTTGAGGACGTTAGAGGTCAACCAGTGCAAGGAGGATTCTATTCACAGGAAATTGTTAAAACCAAGGTGCCTAGTGTTTTTGAAATTGCTAAAGTGTTGAAGAGGAGGGAGAACAAGCTGCTGGTGCATTGGAAAGGATATGATAGCAGCCACAACTCATGGATTGATAAAAACGATCTGGTGTAG